Proteins encoded together in one Flavobacterium keumense window:
- the pyrR gene encoding bifunctional pyr operon transcriptional regulator/uracil phosphoribosyltransferase PyrR, protein MSQKVLLTAKEVTIILHRLACQLIEKHLDFSDTILVGIQPRGVFLAERLKEILEKEYQTPSITLGYLDITFFRDDFRRTDKPLEANKTNINFIVENKKVIFIDDVLFTGRSIRSALTAIQSFGRPSEIELLVLIDRRFSRNLPIQPDYRGRQVDAINNEKVKVCWKENDGEDGVYLITN, encoded by the coding sequence ATGAGTCAAAAAGTATTACTTACTGCAAAAGAAGTTACTATCATACTGCATCGTTTGGCTTGTCAATTAATTGAAAAACACTTGGATTTCTCGGATACGATTCTAGTTGGAATACAGCCTAGAGGTGTTTTCTTGGCAGAACGTTTAAAAGAAATTTTAGAAAAAGAATACCAAACACCCTCAATTACTTTAGGTTATTTGGACATTACTTTTTTTAGAGATGATTTCAGAAGAACCGATAAACCTTTGGAGGCAAATAAAACCAATATCAATTTTATAGTCGAAAATAAAAAAGTCATTTTTATTGACGATGTTTTATTTACTGGACGCAGTATTCGTTCGGCTTTAACCGCTATTCAATCTTTTGGAAGACCTTCTGAAATTGAATTGTTGGTATTAATTGATCGACGTTTTAGTCGTAATTTGCCTATTCAGCCCGATTATAGAGGCAGACAGGTAGATGCTATCAATAATGAAAAAGTAAAAGTGTGTTGGAAAGAAAATGATGGAGAAGACGGCGTTTATTTAATTACTAATTAA
- a CDS encoding ribonuclease Z codes for MKVDQKGHTITIKDTQGDFTSFLDKVSQSNTSFDTHNLIIDLSHNKSVTLSDLKLLLPLSKQHKKAKKSFVVVAEGIDFNAVPSQLVVVPSNLEAHDIIEMEEIERDLGF; via the coding sequence ATGAAAGTAGATCAAAAAGGACATACGATAACAATAAAAGATACTCAAGGAGATTTTACTTCATTTTTAGATAAAGTGTCACAATCTAATACTTCCTTTGATACGCATAATTTAATTATCGATTTGTCTCATAATAAATCGGTTACTCTTTCTGATTTAAAATTGTTGTTACCTTTATCCAAACAACATAAAAAAGCAAAAAAATCATTTGTTGTGGTAGCTGAAGGAATTGATTTTAATGCTGTTCCATCTCAATTGGTGGTAGTGCCATCTAATTTAGAAGCACACGATATAATTGAAATGGAAGAGATTGAACGTGATTTAGGATTTTAA
- a CDS encoding aspartate carbamoyltransferase catalytic subunit has protein sequence MKELSVNHLLGIKYINKNDIDLIFETADHFKEVINRPIKKVPSLRDITIANIFFENSTRTKLSFELAQKRLSADVISFSAAQSSVKKGETLIDTVNNILSMKVDMVVMRHANPGAAYFLSKNVNASIVNAGDGAHEHPTQALLDSYSIREKLGDVAGKKVVIVGDILHSRVALSNIYALQMQGAEVKVCGPKTLIPKHIESLGVTVESNLRKALEWCDVANMLRVQNERMDVNYFPSTREYAQQYGVDKNLLDSLNKEIVIMHPGPINRGVEITSDVADSQQSVILDQVENGVAIRMAVIYLLASKIQ, from the coding sequence ATGAAAGAATTAAGCGTAAATCATTTATTAGGAATAAAATACATTAACAAAAATGATATTGACTTAATTTTTGAAACCGCTGATCATTTTAAGGAAGTTATCAATAGACCTATTAAGAAAGTTCCTTCTTTACGAGACATTACCATTGCCAACATCTTTTTTGAAAATAGTACCCGAACCAAACTTTCTTTTGAATTAGCCCAAAAACGATTGTCTGCTGACGTGATTAGTTTTTCGGCAGCCCAATCTTCAGTTAAGAAAGGGGAAACACTGATTGACACCGTAAATAATATCCTTTCCATGAAAGTAGATATGGTGGTGATGCGTCATGCCAATCCAGGCGCGGCTTACTTCTTATCAAAAAATGTAAATGCAAGCATAGTCAATGCAGGAGATGGAGCACATGAACATCCTACCCAAGCCTTGTTAGATAGTTATTCGATACGTGAGAAATTAGGTGATGTAGCAGGGAAAAAAGTAGTAATTGTGGGTGATATTTTACACTCTCGTGTGGCTTTGTCTAATATATATGCTTTGCAAATGCAAGGAGCAGAAGTAAAGGTATGTGGTCCAAAAACATTGATTCCAAAACACATCGAATCACTTGGAGTAACAGTTGAATCTAATTTGCGTAAAGCGCTTGAATGGTGTGATGTAGCCAATATGTTGCGAGTACAAAACGAACGCATGGACGTGAATTATTTTCCTTCTACAAGAGAATATGCACAGCAATATGGAGTAGATAAAAATCTTTTGGACTCGCTAAATAAAGAGATTGTAATTATGCACCCGGGACCTATCAACCGTGGAGTTGAAATTACAAGTGATGTTGCCGATTCTCAACAATCGGTTATTTTGGACCAAGTAGAAAATGGAGTAGCCATCCGAATGGCGGTTATTTATCTTTTGGCTTCAAAAATCCAATAA
- a CDS encoding ABC-F family ATP-binding cassette domain-containing protein, producing the protein MLTVNNLSVQFGKRVLFDEVNTTFTQGNIYGVIGANGAGKSTFLKILSGELEPTSGHIHLEPGKRMSVLNQNHNMFDEYTVLETVLMGNKILYAVKKEMDELYLDYNDANADRIGELQVQFEEMNGWNADSDAASMLSNLGISEDNHYTVMADLEGKMKVRVLLAQALFGNPDVLIMDEPTNDLDFETIAWLENFLANYENTVIVVSHDRHFLDAVCTHISDIDFGKINHYSGNYTFWYESSQLAAKQRAQQNKKAEEKKQELEEFIRRFSANVAKSKQATSRKKMISKLNIAEIKPSSRRYPAIIFDQDREAGDQILNVENLSASIDGEVLFKGVDLNMAKGDKIVLFSKDSRATTAFYEILNGEQKADSGTYDWGITTNQAYLPAENHKYFENDLTLVDWLRQWAKTEEERDEVYIRGFLGKMIFSGEEALKTSRVLSGGEKVRCMLSRMMMERANILMLDEPTNHLDLESITAFNNSLKNFKGSVIFTTHDHEFAQTVGNRVVELTPNGAIDRYMTFDDYLDDEKVQELRVKMYS; encoded by the coding sequence ATGTTAACAGTTAATAATTTATCCGTTCAATTTGGTAAGCGAGTTTTGTTTGACGAAGTAAATACTACCTTTACTCAAGGTAATATTTATGGTGTAATTGGTGCCAATGGAGCAGGAAAATCTACTTTTTTAAAAATCTTATCAGGAGAATTAGAACCTACTTCGGGGCACATTCATTTAGAACCGGGCAAACGTATGTCGGTTTTGAACCAAAACCATAATATGTTTGATGAGTACACTGTTTTAGAAACCGTCTTAATGGGAAATAAAATTTTGTATGCCGTTAAAAAGGAAATGGATGAATTGTATTTAGATTATAATGATGCTAATGCCGATAGAATAGGAGAGTTGCAAGTGCAATTTGAAGAAATGAACGGTTGGAATGCTGATTCTGATGCAGCGTCTATGTTGTCCAATTTGGGTATTTCGGAAGACAATCATTATACTGTAATGGCCGATTTGGAAGGAAAGATGAAGGTTCGTGTGCTTTTGGCACAGGCGCTTTTCGGTAATCCAGATGTATTGATTATGGATGAGCCTACCAATGATTTGGACTTTGAAACCATTGCTTGGTTAGAGAATTTCTTGGCTAATTATGAGAATACGGTTATTGTGGTATCTCACGATCGTCACTTTTTGGATGCAGTTTGTACGCATATTTCAGATATTGATTTTGGAAAAATCAACCATTATTCAGGAAACTATACCTTTTGGTACGAGTCAAGTCAGTTAGCGGCAAAACAACGTGCGCAACAAAATAAAAAAGCAGAAGAAAAAAAACAAGAATTGGAAGAATTTATTCGTCGTTTTTCTGCGAATGTGGCCAAATCAAAACAAGCTACTTCTCGTAAAAAAATGATTTCTAAATTGAATATTGCTGAAATCAAGCCTTCAAGCCGTCGTTATCCTGCGATTATTTTTGACCAAGATCGTGAAGCGGGTGACCAAATTCTAAATGTAGAAAACTTAAGTGCTTCTATTGATGGAGAAGTTTTATTCAAAGGAGTGGATTTGAATATGGCAAAAGGAGATAAGATTGTTCTTTTCTCTAAAGATTCTCGTGCTACAACTGCTTTTTACGAAATCTTGAATGGTGAGCAAAAAGCCGATTCAGGAACCTATGATTGGGGAATTACAACCAATCAAGCCTATTTACCCGCAGAAAACCATAAGTATTTTGAGAATGATTTGACTTTGGTAGATTGGTTGCGTCAATGGGCAAAAACAGAAGAAGAAAGAGACGAAGTATATATTAGAGGTTTTTTAGGAAAAATGATTTTCTCTGGCGAAGAGGCTTTAAAAACAAGCCGTGTATTATCAGGAGGAGAAAAAGTACGTTGTATGTTGTCTCGTATGATGATGGAGCGCGCTAATATTTTGATGTTGGACGAACCAACCAATCACTTGGATTTGGAGTCGATTACTGCTTTCAATAATTCGTTAAAGAATTTCAAAGGTTCGGTTATATTCACAACTCATGACCATGAGTTTGCACAAACTGTGGGTAATAGAGTAGTGGAGTTAACACCTAACGGAGCCATTGATCGTTACATGACTTTTGACGATTATTTAGATGATGAAAAAGTACAGGAATTAAGAGTGAAAATGTATTCTTAA